The Oncorhynchus masou masou isolate Uvic2021 chromosome 14, UVic_Omas_1.1, whole genome shotgun sequence region ATAACTAACACTACATCCATTATTATGACgagatacatacatacagtgtatatactgtgtgtgtgtgtatatatatatgtcaatgtttataccacagcattgttgaatacttgtttctAATGGGCTAGAAGGGCATTCTAGAAAGGACATTATTATACAGAGCTTATAACTAAGGAAAAATGATTAATCCTATAACTGGAATATAATTTGGTGAAATCCGGTAATCTTATCCGGAGGACTTGCTAGCTAGTATGTTAGCTCAGAGTAGCTCATACTTAACTTGAGTCAAGATACAGAAAGTTATGTTGATTAGATGTGGGTGCTAGCTGGCTGTTGACAAAGGCCTCGAACATGATTCCATGAGGTGTTTCAATATTTCTTCAGTGCATATCCAGTGATCATGCTTATTAGACATAATTGTGGCAATTATTATGACATTGTTTTAAAGTGATGTATATTGTATATCTCAATGATATTAGTTAATGGGTTTTCTGGACCTTCTAGGTCTTACTACAGACTAATATACAGCTACTATTTTGATGACTGGGTTTCCTATCAACATTGTGGTTACTCCTGGCGTGCTTCTGTAAGTTATCATAAATGCATACCGTAGCTGGTTTTTATTCTTTGGTTTAATGTACGGGTTCTTCTGATGCTCCCTCTGATGCTCGCCATCTGGTTTAACTATGGTGTTTAAGCTTTCAAAGTGGTCTGTCAGAGTTCAGATATCCATTAGTACTGAGTTTTAGGATGTGTATTATTTTCTCCGTTGTCAGTATtgaaattgtatttatttgtatttatttcagtTGTATTTCAGTGCATCACTGAATTGACCAAGCTTAACACTGGCTGAAAGTGTCATCGGACACAAGTTGGAACTAACATGGAGGAAGGTGAAGAAACCATGAGGTGAAAATCATCCAGTAATATTGAGCTCACAATAGGGCAGTGATTTCATACTTCATCGATGGTGAAAGGTTGATTCGCTaaccttcatcctaacattgAAAGGAATGGACGGATATGAGAATATGGTGGAAACGCCTGACCCATGCTTGCACTAATACATTGCTTTTAAATCCACACTTCAGGGAGGTTAGGGAATTGGGAAAACAGCCAGTTTGCCCCCTTCCTCCAtgtcctctctctggttgtccctGACTTGAAGCATTGTGAGAGGCACAATAGCTCTGTACATAGGTGTACTTATCGTCTGTCGTCAGGAGATGTGTAGAGGTAAATGTGATGTGTAAATGTCTTGAAAGATGTTTTACGATTGTACATACTGTGCTATTTGTTTGTTGCATGAGGAATTAAAGGATTTTTGATCTGGTGTATTTTAGCTTATTGTACTCTTTGGTCTGTTGTTAGGGCATTGCTTCTCTATTTATACCTTAGGCTAGTAAATCAAGTTGACTTAAAGGTCATACTTATGCCGACATCCACAGCGTTTACTGTGAATTTGATTTGAGCGAATGTCAAGGAAATTGACAGTGCAGTGTGCTTGTCGACAATGCACATTTGAATCCAGGCCAGTGTTCATGTCAAGCATTTCCACAGAATCAAATTCAAATAATGAAAACATTTCTTTATTATCAAATAGCACATTTTGATCCGACTTGATTAGTTTTATGTACAGTATAAAAAGAGAAGTGTTGGTCAAACTCCCACTGTCCCCTCCTTCACTATGGCCATGGCCAGGTTACGAGCTAGCGCTAGCCGCAGGAGCTCAATCTTTGTCGTCTCGATGTCCTCATCCTGAGAACGCACAGGGAAACACATTTAATGGATCATCCTCAGAATGTTTTTAGTGATTCCATATTCAATATGATGTAATGGTGCAACTGGGCCTCTTCACGCTTCAGCAAACAGGAAAGGGCTGctaaacaacaatgacaaatcaTGACAAGAGCTTACCAAGAAAAAAATCCAAAAGGACTAATTCGAAGTAGAAAGGAGCACTCAAGAGAAAAGTGAGCTAAAATAAATCAGTTTTTTTTTGTTGAGTGCTCCAACTACTACTTTCTACCTTGAATTAATCCTTTTGGAAAATGTTCTTGGTAAGCCCTTCTCATAATTATATAATACTTAATGTTAAATGAAACCAACAGTCACTTTTCTGGAATACAATATTCAAATTTGGTGACAATGGAACTGTGCGATTGGCTAGCTATGAAAAGTCTTTGCTAACCCCTCTGGAGCAGGGACAGTTTAGCCCTGGGCTAAGGTTGGTGTTAACACATTTTAGAATGTGCAAGTGTGAATAGTCGATTAGCTGTGGGCTAAGGAAGCTCTTAGTGCAGTGTGAACAGTTGCTTAACCCGGGCTGAGGAGGCTCTTAGTGCAGTGTGAACAGTTGCTTAACCCGGGCTAAGGAGGCTCTTAGTGCAGTGTGAACAGTTGCTTAACCCGGGCTAAGGAGGCTCTTAGTGCAGTGTGAACAGTTGCTTAACCCGGGCTAAGGAGGCTCTTAGTGCAGTGTGAACAGTTGCTTAACCCGGGCTAAGGAGGCTCTTAGTGCAGTGTGAACAGTTGCTTAACCCGGGCTAAGGAGGCTCTTAGTGCAGTGTGAACAGTTGCTTAACCCGGGCTAAGGAGGCTCTTAGTGCAGTGTGAACAGTTGCTAACCCCGGGCTAAGCAACTGTAGAGATTAGAGCATATTATAAAACAGTGTATTAGGAGATTGAAAGGGAAACAGACATTAGATAGAGGCTATGGGGGTGTGTAACCCAGTACCTGCATGGGTCTGTCTGGGGTGGGAAGACTCTTCCCTGAGGTCaactcctccagacagaacatCAGCTCATGAGTTTGATCAGCAGAGAAGATCACCTGCAAGAGGACAAGCCCAGAGATTAGTCAACTGACTGCAACAAAAGGCTATTAGCCTAAAGAGCCACCATCTACAAAACTATGAGCATATATTCAGACCTAAGGATCTGATAGGAATCAATAAGGTAAGGAGATCTCTGAATTTGAATATTATATTTTGACAATAATATGCCATTAATCTATTTTCTTTAAGATTACAAAGATGTTTTGCAGTTCATATTTAGTTAGTAAACCAAAAAAAGGGATATTCAATCTATGGAATATGCTACACACTAGGTAAGTAGAAAGAAGTTAATTTCAACGTTAAGTCAAGGATGGAAGTTAATGTTGTGGGCCAGTTGACCTCTTTCTGCTCCAGCAGGGGCAGGGCGTCGGTCAGCAGAGTCATCCAGAAGGAATGTGGGGCGATCTTAGCCGTcatcagggagaggaggagcttgGCGGCATCCGAGAAACGCTTCTCGCCGTACAGCCGATGGAACTCACGGTACTTCCCTGCAGACAACAGGAGCACATCCATCAAGGCAAAGCGTAGCAAAAACAGCGGGAACgcgcatttcttattggacaagttcaggtagtccaTCCTGTTTCCTTCTGTAAatggtgcctaatgaatatgacccaggaCAGGAGGGGAACAGAATGAACTAATGGATACAATCACATGATGCTCTCTCATTGGTATCATTGGttacacagacacagtatggtgTAAAATGGATTTGCCACAGTTTTAAGTATAGAACAGAAGTGCACCGAATTCCCAGAAATGATGTGAGAACCATCCATCAGTCACACATGATGCCAGTTGGGACACTCAATATGGTCACTGTAGAATTGTTTAGAAATTGAATTCTCATTCTACTCGCTTTCAGAGCACTGGTAGAACTTGTATGGCCTAAATGTAAATACAATGTGGTTCCACTTGATTGTTTAAGAACAAGATAACATTATATACATCAGTCACTGAACAGTTAGTTCTGCCTTCATAAGTGACTAATTGTAAAGTGAGACATTACACTCACGTTACATTTTCCCCAGCTGTAGGTTATCATCAGCTGTTACAACAGCATTAGGCCACAGACTGCAGCCTTCTATGGACCACTTTTCTCCTACGTGAGAGAATCATTTAATAAAGGCCAAAATATATCATGGGTctgatccagtgtgtgtgtgcgcatgtgagTGATATGTGTCTGACTGAATGTCAAGTTAACATGCAAGACCAAGCAGGGCTCTACAGTGCGACCATTTTACTGGCATATGCACCTATATTTTTCAACTTTGCACACGTGCTCCTTGTAAAACAGGACAGCTTAGAGCCCTGCCAAGGAGTGTTggcttgtttgtgtttgtgtgttcacaGTCATTCATGTCTGTGTATGTACACGTTTGCACCCCATACCTAGAAAAGTAAGCCTGTCACTGAGCAGCATGGCTGGACCCAGGTTGTCAATCAGGTCCAGATCAGAGAAGGTCCCTTTGGCGCAGTAGTCCTGGAGAAACCTGAGATACAGACCATAGAGATACATCTATAGACCAGAGAGACACAGTATATCTAGGATACCGACCATAGAGATACATCTATAGACCAGAGAGACACAGTATATCTAGGATACCGACCATAGAGATACATCTATAGACCAGAGAGACACAGTATATCTAGGATACCGACCATAGAGATACATCTATAGACCAGAGAGACACAGTATATCTAGATACAGACCATAGAGATACATCTATAGACCAGAGAGACACAGTATATCTAGGATACCGACCACAGAGATACATCTATAGACCAGAGAGACACAGTATATCTAGGATACAGACCATAGAGATACATCTATAGACCAGAGAGACACAGTATATCTAGGATACAGACGGGGTTAAACCCACGGTGGTGGGGAGTGAGCGACTACAGGGTGGTCTGGTAGCTAGTGGTGTGGAAGCAGATGTCATGGGGGGACATCGTCGCTGCCCTTCTTGAGGTGACTCCACTACGTAGCTTTCATAAACCCCCTCATGTTAGATCAGTGGTTACATCAAGGAAATGAAGAAGGAATTTTCAAAGTATTGAAAACAGGCCGACGACTGTCCAGCAAATGAAAACAGCATTCCTGaacaggtcacatggtcaggatcAGTAAAACCTCCTGTAGACATACAGCACCTCTCTGATATGAGGGTGGCGAACGCAGCATCTTTGGCTCTGATGCTCCAGGAGAGAGCAGAGCCCAGTCTGTTGTTCCTCAGGGCCTTCTTGGCCATGATCTTACAGATGCTCCTTACtgcaacacagagacacataccaaAGAGTTAGGGGGTGATATCCACAACAGGCATGACAGAAATCAGGGGGAGTTTGAATGTATTTTCCATGTGTGTTTTAGTAAGTGTCCATGTTGCGATTGAGGGAGTGAGACAGAATGTGGGTCTCAGTGAGAGCTTCATGCATGAGAGTAAGATGGACAACTGTTTTGGATAAGAGCGCGTGAGTATGCATGCGTGTGTACGTACGTGTATGCATCATATCTACCTTGTTCAGTCATCTGCCTCTGCTCACAGATCCTGATCACCTTCAGGGCCTTGCGCTCCGTGTCCAGAGGAACACGCTCTATCTGTAGCTCCAGGTACACACGGCCAAACTCTGGACAGTGGTCAAAGTAGTCCACAGCCAGCTGCCACAGGCTGAGGACCAGAGAGAAATCGCTGGTTAATCATGCACAGCTTAACCGATCATCCAATAGGAGCAGCACTGGAGCAGGTCAAACAGGGGAAGAGGCCTACACGCGTAGCCGACAACACTCTAGAAAAGATAACTACTGAACGCAGTGGACCTCAGCATGTAGTTTTGCAGACGTGACTATATATGTGACAGTTATCTATTAGAAAAACAGACATGTTGGCACTGGGAGTTTTGCATATAGTCCAATCTATTACTAACCAGACTAGTGGGTCTGTCTCACCTGTGATGGGTGAAGAGTCCTGAGGCGTACTCCAGCAGTAGAAACTCTCTCAGGTTGGAGCCAAAACTACATCAACACAGAGAACACATGTTATTATGGTCAACGGTGACGAAGGCTGCCACCGAAACACCTCCGTTTGTTCTGACCTCTGCTGCTAAAAAACACAATATTTCATTGCGTGTGGGTTCTTCCTTTATTTCAAGTGTATGCCCTTTGAATCCGGCACCCAAATACTTCCTGTTATCACAAACATTTGAGCTGAGCACGCCAACTTCACTTTCTGATTCTGATCAATGTTACCATGAGAACAATATTGGCAGTTAATGGCAACCCTTTGTGGGACAGTAGTGTCCTTAACTTACTGTAGGTTGTGAGACTGGAGCAGTTTACAGTGGTCCAGCAGGTCAGTCAGATGCCCCACAAACCACCAGTTGTTGAGAGCAATACTGGAAAGCACAAATAACATGTCAGAAATATCACAACATATGAAACTGAACAGTAGTTTACATGAGTGACAGAGGGGAAAATCACATTGTGTGTCTATCCCCCACATTTATTTTATCTTATCCACATTAACAGTTACTGTTACCTTAGCAACAACACAGCCACTCTCCCTGGGTTCtataccatagaaatataattcctTTGGTTTCTGTATTTCTATGGTCGATAGACGCTCCTCCTCACCTGCAGTCCTTGATGACCTGGTGGATGTCAAACTCAAAGGCTGCCAGCAGGATGCTGTCCAGGGGCTCTGGGACACTCCTCGTGTCCAGGAACATGTGCATGctagactggaacacacacacataggacagGACACTTACTCATAGTGTTGTGGTAAGTCCCAGGGCATACTAGTGCAACTCTGTATcatgtatagtgtagtagtaAGTACCTGTGCGTAGTAGTGCAGCTCTGTGGGCTTGACAGTGGGGTGGGAGAACAGCAGTCTGGTGACCAGGAAGTGATACCAGGTACTCAGCAGCTCCTTGTACTCCAGGAGAACATCCTCATCACCAACCAGGATCTACATGGATAATTAGGAGGGTATGGATAATCCATGGATGGATACTTATTTAGGAGGGTATGGATAACCCATGGATGGATACTTATTTAGGAGGGTATGGATAATCCATGGATGGATACTTATTTAGGAGGGTATGGATAACCCATGGATGGATACTTATTTAGGAGGGTATGGATAACCCATGGATGGATACTTATTTAGGAGGGTATGGATAATCCATGGATGGATACTTATTTAGGAGGGTATGGATAATCCATGGATGGATACTTATTTAGGAGGGTACGGATAACCCATGGATGGATACTTATTTAGGAGGGTATGGATAACCCATGGATGGATACTTATTTAGGAGGGTATGGATAACCCATGGATGGATACTTATTTAGGAGGGTATGGATAACCCATGGATGGATACTTATTTAGGAGGGTACGGATAACCCATGGATGGATACTTATTTAGGAGGGTATGGATAACCCATGGATGGATACTTATTTAGGAGGGTACGGATAACACATGGATGGATACTTATTTAGGAGGGTATGGATAATCCACGGATGGATACTTATTTAGGAGGGTACGGATAACCCATGGATGGATACTTATTTAGGAGGGTACGGATAACCCATGGATGGATACTTATTTAGGAGGGTACGGATAACCCATGGATGGATACTTATTTAGGAGGGTACGGATAACCCATGGATGGATACTTATTTAGGAGGGTATGGATAACCCATGGATGGATACTTATTTAGGAGGGTACGGATAATCCATGGATGGATACTTATTTAGGAGGGTATGGATAACCCATGGATGGATACTTATTTAGGAGGGTATGGATAATCCATGGATGGATACTTATTTAGGAGGGTATGGATAACCCATGGATGGATACTTATTTAGGAGGGTATGGATAATCCATGGATGGATACTTATTTAGGAGGGTATGGATAATCCATGGATGGATACTTATTTAGGAGGGTATGGATAATCCATGGATGGATACTTATTTAGGAGGGTATGGATAACCCATGGATGGATACTTATTTAGGAGGGTATGGATAACCCATGGATGGATACTTATTTAGGAGGGTACGGATAACCCATGGATGGATACTTATTTAGGAGGGTACGGATAACCCATGGATGGATACTTATTTAGGAGGGTACGGATAACCCATGGATGGATACTTATTTAGGAGGGTATGGATAACCCATGGATGGATACTTATTTAGGAGGGTATGGATAATCCATGGATGGATACTTATTTAGGAGGGTATGGATAATCCATGGATGGATACTTATTTAGGAGGGTACGGATAATCCACGGATGGATACTTATTTAGGAGGGTATGGATAATCCATGGATGGATACTTATTTAGGAGGGTATGGATAACCCATAGATGGATACTTATTTAGGAGGGTATGGATAACCCATGGATGGATACTTATTTAGGAGGGTACGGATAATCCATGGATGGATGAATGTATCAACAGGTGGATAGTAGTtggaagagacagacagcaccaacAAGAGATTATTTTAGCTCCTAAACAGTTCACGCTCACACAGATGCAGGTACAGAGCCAAAGAATGGACTCTACATGTACAGAGAGAGTTCCTTTTGGCTAAGGTATACATTGTATACTACAGGTAGCTACACTGACGACAAAACATTTAGCTCtttctatgacagactgaccaggtgaaagctatgatcccttattgaggtcacctggtttgccagcagcataccaccctacataccactgctggcttgcttctgaagcgaagcagggttggtcctggtcagttcctggatgggagaccagatgctgctggaagtggtgttggaggtccagtaggaggcactctttcctctggtatAAAAAAATATCTCAATGCCCCaatgattggggacactgccctgtgtagggtgccatcttttggatgggacgttaaacgggtgtccttattctctgaggtcattaaagatcccatggcacctatcgtaagagtaggggtgttaaccccggtgtcctggctaaattcccaatctggccctcaaaacaccatcacggtcacctaatcatccccagtttacaattggctcattcaacccctcctctcccctgtaactattccacaggtcgttgctgtaaatgagaacgtgttctcagtcaacgtaccttgtaaaataacggataaataataataaaaaataaaaaaaacttcagtgtagatgaaggggaggagaggttaaagaaggatttttaaggcttgaaacaattgaaacatggattgtgtatatgtgccattcagagggtgaatgggcaagacaaaacattttagtgactttgaacagggtatggtaataggtgccaggcgcacttgattgagtgtgtcaagaactgcaacgctgctgagtttcaccctcaacagtttcctgtgtgtgtcaagaatggtccaccacccaaagaacatcatGACAaattgacaactgtgggaagcattggagtcaacatgggccagcatcgctGTGGAAtgtttgacaccttgtagagtccatgccccaatgaatttaGACtgctctgagggcaaaagggggtgcaactcaatattatgacAGTGTTCCAAATGTTTTGTAGACTCTGTGTGTACCTGTCACCACACAGATGCAGGTAGTGTGCCATGGCAGGTGTTGGGCAGTTCCACTGACCTTACAGATGTCCTCCAGGTGGCGGTTGCTGGCAAAGGACTGGTCCTGGAGACAGTGGTCCACCTCCTCGCGCCAGTGTCTCCACTTTACATCAAACTCTGTCAGGGTCTGAGTCTCACCAGGCTACAGTAAGATGTCATAGAGGAGAGAGCGTTAGAGTTCCAACCATAGAGATACATATAATATACGTCTTCTACTTGATTCTGTGGTTAAAACTTGGTGCTGCTCAGGAGGTTGAAACGTTCAGATAGTGGATTTCTATGTACATTGAAGATGGGCATCTTCATGAGCAGGTTGTCCAGCAGTTTGAACATGACCCTGGCTGCAGGCTGCAAAGCTGCCTGTTTCACCAGAACCTGCCTGGCCTCGTCCATCCGGCCCTGCAGCACGTAGCTGATCACCTGGAGACACAGAGGGGGGTTCAATAGGGGACAAACAATATCTGCATACAGACTAGTGCACAAATAAACATGAATAGCAGATTACACAGATCTAAATTAAAGGAGTTAAACTGGGCAAAGAAAGTCTGCACAGATAAAATACGTAGTATATCAACGAGTTTATTTCAACCACATTGGAAGTAATCATGGAGAACCATTTAAAAAGGCAAATTCACTGGAGGTCTTGAGGATCCACTAAATTAGTTTTGATCAAACAGGGCTCTAAGCTGacagttattttttttaatttttttttacaaggAGCACATGTGCTCGTAAATTGAAAAATGTAGGAGCACACAAAGAAATTAAGGAGCACAATGAAAGTATTTGAGCAAATGTTTTTATGATAAGAAATTAATAAAAGTTTAAGAATAAAAGTTTGTTTGAGTGTTCCATACTCAATCAATTACAATGTACGAGAGGtagaccgattaatcggaatggccgattaattagggctgatttcaagttcataacaatcggaaaacggtatttttggacaccaattttgccgctttttttttttacacctttatttaactaggcaagtcagttaa contains the following coding sequences:
- the nup85 gene encoding nuclear pore complex protein Nup85, whose amino-acid sequence is MEEVDVEPTTTPIPGFDSNQKHLGFVWGPGDILVYETIYKASGGSAGGCPFVHEVRKDEDIYSPILRKLFNESHHIFVGLQRIREDLPSKNKKPQFVSISKNYRSVIRACMEELQQVAVSTQDAALATQYGNQVSILLAVELIWNLCEVLFIDAAPAGSLVLHLLDWVRLHKADVDEKAREVLASESPAEHQAYWDVVISYVLQGRMDEARQVLVKQAALQPAARVMFKLLDNLLMKMPIFNPGETQTLTEFDVKWRHWREEVDHCLQDQSFASNRHLEDICKILVGDEDVLLEYKELLSTWYHFLVTRLLFSHPTVKPTELHYYAQSSMHMFLDTRSVPEPLDSILLAAFEFDIHQVIKDCSIALNNWWFVGHLTDLLDHCKLLQSHNLHFGSNLREFLLLEYASGLFTHHSLWQLAVDYFDHCPEFGRVYLELQIERVPLDTERKALKVIRICEQRQMTEQVRSICKIMAKKALRNNRLGSALSWSIRAKDAAFATLISERFLQDYCAKGTFSDLDLIDNLGPAMLLSDRLTFLGKYREFHRLYGEKRFSDAAKLLLSLMTAKIAPHSFWMTLLTDALPLLEQKEVIFSADQTHELMFCLEELTSGKSLPTPDRPMQDEDIETTKIELLRLALARNLAMAIVKEGTVGV